ACAATCAGGGGCCGAAAGGAGACgtcaatttcaaatcaatgtcCCAATATGCCAACCTTTCCACAGCCAAACTTGGTAAATATATGCTTCATTCTTAAGGGGTCTGACAGAATTTCTGAAGCTCAGTTATTTAGTTCAGTCCAATTGCATAACATATGATTTCAGTTATAAACAAGGATATGAAATGACACAGTTATGGAAAACTGAAGCTGGAAGCAGTTTTGCTGCAATGGACGCACTCAAGCACAGAGTGTCCCTGGTGGCACGACCAACTTGAATTTCCAttattgtgaagatggagagcTTCCTAAGGTCATATTGAGCTGAGAGGGTAAGCAGAATTTGTTGTCAGAGATGGCGAGGGTACTGAGTTTAGCAAAAGGAACGGTGATGAGGATAGAAATGGTGGCAGTGGGTGGAAATGAACCTGGATTGTGTCCTGTTTGTGAGGTTTAAGGTCCAAATGAAGAGTTTCTCATGCTGAGGAATCTGAAGCCAGTTCTGGAAACGCCATTGTCAATGATGAATAAAAGTTGATGGCTTATGCAATTGTagtgttgtctaatccatagaTTTCTTCCAATGCTGTGTTTAACTGTGCAATCCTTCATTTCAGGCTCATCTCATTCATATGACATCACTAGAATTTCAAAACTGGGCCTTGGTGACCGCACCTCGAGATAGCCCAGAAAGCCTGCTAAGAGGTGCTGGGCCTGGCCGACGGGCCCCCAGCCCGTTTGACCCCTCTACCTGTTGAGTAATCTTCAACCTAGCAGTGTAGCACCAATGATAATTTGGTGGGAGCGACGCCTCCCCTAGATGTAACCTGTTTTGACCTGTCTCCTAAACTCggtcagaaaataaaaataaaagaatccaCGTGTTAGCAACCCACACTATCCAGGAAGGCCAGATTGCCCTTTTGTGGTTCCAACTCCAAATAGGTCGCAATACAAGTCAAATAACATCATTTGGAGGCGTTGAATAGACGCTGCCTCAGAACTAATCAAGGAATTAGTCTCCTTCACTCTACCTCCAACCTTCAACATTTTCCAGGAAAAATAAAGGGATTGTGAGAAGGCATTTAACGACCAGCTTGAGCTGAGCTAATCACTACCAACaccgtaaaaaaaaaagaaaaaaagaaaagaaaaggagagttgTTTGCCTTTATATCACCTTTGATTGTCCCACAACTTTAATAAAAgcatttttggtttttgatgtttACAATATTGTTGTACAAATCAATAATCCAGTTCACATTTAGTGATGTGATTATTTGAAGAATAATAATAGTAAGGAAAATGGCAAAGGTTAATGATTGGTGCTATTTCAATCAATGCCAGAGAATTCTCTGCGTGGGCATGTGCCCCATGTTGTCCCTCAAATTGGGGCTCGTTTAGACCCTCGGGTCATAGGCTGGTGCGATTAGAAATTTCCCACTTGACAACATAATAATTTTGACCCAACATAATAATTTTGGCCAAAGCTTAACAGATTGTTTTCAGTGAGAATTAAACTCTGAACCTTCTGAATTCATACGATTGAACTCCAAGGAAATTCGACTGACGATTGGGAAGAATTTGAGAAAATTGGGTTGAGAAGTGTTGCATGTGTGTTTAAATAGTGACCATCCAAATACTTCTCAATTCCAATTCATTTAGGAGTTTAAAAAATagtgttgagacttgagaggtgtTTAGGAGTGTGTCCAAAAATTGCTAACCGGCTTATTTTATATGGATCTCAGTATAAATACTATTTCTTTCTAGCCAACTATCTTGAAAGCTTGGTTGCCTTTTGACTCTAGAAAGGGAAACTTAGTCAAGGCTATTAAAACTTGATTCATAATTTTTGTGTCGAGCTCAAGCCACCGATGTCGACTTTTGATATTAAAATCCACCACCCATAGACGTAGAAAATACAAGAATGTGATTAATGAAACACACACCACAAGAATAATTCAAGACATTTGACCCCACAAACAAACGCGTAAACTTGCTTTGAAGTTTAAACTCGTTTGGTTCGTTGATCTGGAGGTGCGAATAAAAAGatgatggaaaaaaaatcatcattccTTGTTAATATTTACATCACACAGTTCTACGAGATATCATCGATTTCCTTGATcatatttggatagataaatgaaattcaaataaaaaatggtaaaaagaattatttatacgtgatcatatttaattaatgaaaaataatataatataaaaaataatatatttaagatACATAATTATGAGATATTGTTAAAATTATgtgtttttattaaattaaaaataaataagaattcTAAAAAgagtaattttaaattttaaggatTTCACCAATCATAGAAATTATTGATAAAAGGAAATTTCTTAACCAGGAAAAACTGGATTCCGGGAACAAAACACGACAGGCTTCCAATGGACCAATTACATTTCATTTCCACCTCCCCTCGCTTCACCACAAACAAACATCTATAAATGCCCACTTCCCCCCGTTTCGTCTCCCAAATCAAGaataatttttcagtttttgtttttataaaacGAAGTCGGTTCTCATAGCATATGTCGCAGAGGCCTAACGTACCTCATTCTTGTTCCATAGCTTTTGGTCTCCATTCCCATCTCCTGGTCTCCAGTGAGATGAACCCCAGCTCCAGTTGGTCCTGTGATTTTCAGTCCCATTGATTCATTTTCTTTCTGGGTTTCGTAGATCTTAACGTAAACCAAAGAAAGATTCAATCTTTGTGCCTTTTGACCTCTTAATTGTTTCATTTTCTGCAAAACTTGAGATGGGTGTGAAGGGATTTGTTGAAGGAGGCATAGCTTCAATCATTGCCGGGTGCAGTACCCACCCGTTGGACCTGATCAAGGTCCGAATGCAACTGCAGGGCGAGAACGCCGCGCCAAAGCCGGCTGTCCAGACTCTCCGACCCGCTCTAGCCTTCCCCAACGGCGGCGCTCAAGCCACTACCACAACTCACGTGGCTCCTCCTCCAGCGCGTTTGGGCCCTGTCGCTGTCGGCGCGCGTATAATTCAACAAGATGGTGTCGCTGCTCTTTTTTCGGGGGTCTCCGCCACCGTGTTACGTCAGACTCTTTACTCTACAACCCGAATGGGTCTTTACGATATCCTGAAGCAAAAATGGACCGACCCGGAAACCCGAGTCATGCCCCTCTCCAAAAAGATCGTTGCTGGGCTAGTCGCAGGAGGAATCGGGGCCGCAGTTGGCAACCCTGCTGATGTCGCGATGGTCAGAATGCAGGCCGACGGACGGCTTCCTCCGGCGCTGAGACGGAATTACAAGAGCGTGTTCGACGCGATCACTCGAATGGCGAAGCAAGAGGGGATCACGTCGTTATGGCGCGGGTCTTCGCTGACGGTGAACCGCGCCATGCTCGTGACTGCATCGCAGCTCGCGTCGTACGACCAGTTTAAGGAGACGATCCTCGCGAAAGGAATTATGAAAGACGGGTTAGGGACGCACGTGACAGCGAGTTTCGCGGCGGGATTTGTGGCGGCAGTTGCGTCGAATCCAGTGGATGTGATTAAGACGAGGGTGATGAACATGAAGGTGGAGGCAGGGCAGGCTCCGCCGTACGCGGGTGCCCTGGATTGTGCAATGAAGACGGTGAAGGCGGAGGGACCCATGGCGCTGTATAAGGGGTTTATTCCGACGATTTCACGGCAAGGTCCCTTCACCATTGTTCTGTTTGTTACTCTGGAGCAGGTCAGAAAGTTGCTCAAagacttctaagttctaacgatgatgatgaaaaacaaaattctaGTTCCGTTATTGTTCAAATAAATGTCTTGGATTTTATTGATTCAAGGCTAGTGTTTTCAGTGTTCTTCATTAGGCAGAAACAGCTCCAGAGGATAATTTCTGGTGGCTATGGCTTTCTGATGTGGTATGTTTTTGTCAACTTTTTTGTATTATATGGCAATAATGCATTTCCTGTTTGCGAAGGCAGGTGATCTGTATTTGCTTAAAATCTCAATCTTGTCGGATTCTATAAAGATTAGATTTgagatttgaaattgatttatcATATGACTCAATTTTCTTTcaactgaaaatttttgatGCAAAGAATAATGCTTTGAGATCCCAACTTTCATTTCACCCCCAATTAACGTGGAGGGTTTGGTGTTAAGTGGGCGTTACTTATAATCCATTATTATTTGCgtatgtcacatagatttgaaagTAAAGGTGTGTGACATTACAAATATTAAGTGATTGCCTAAAATAGTTTGTATACACACATAAGACTTATTAATAGTACTAATGATGTAGACTTTcattttaaccaaaaaaaaaaaatagataaaatcAATTAGAATGGAGGATCTATAGTGGCTTGGAAGTGGGATTGTAacatttttaacaaaaaagaTATAAAAGAAATTAGAATGGAGGATCTTTTGGGAAGAGAAAGGTTTGTGGTTGTGGGTTGACATACTGTCTGTACGTTTGGAATTGTTTTGATGAGTTGGGGGTGTGCATGTTGATGTACCCTAGAATTTGTTCAAAGAATCCAATGCTATAATGTTGTTTAAACGCCTCTCCTTCCTCTCTTTAATTTGGGTCCCAACCAATGGCAATGAATTTGGCGGTTAATGTTGAATTGGGCGGATCAACGGTGCATGCATTTTGTAGTGGGTCCCAAAGAATACATTCTTTGAATCATCACACACATACATGCTTAATTTTGTGTGAATGTGCTTAATTAATATATAGTACTATTCTTATGCTGGAACTGTGAGTGTCATTATGATATTCTTATCCTGGATCTGTTGGGGGCTTGGGAATCCTCTATCAATTTGTGAAGAACCAAGTTTTCAACCTCCAATTTCTACTTGAGACCAGTTTATTGAAGGCTCCAAtgaagggtttagggttcataGTTCATATGACAATCTTGTTATGATCTTACAAAGTGGATCGCATCGGTCCAATGAATAGGTACTTACAAAATAAATAGATGGTTAAATTGTTAAATATAGAGTCCAGAAATCATTTTCGTTGTGGACTTGGTTGGAATGATTGTGTTggctactctctctctctatgattGATTTGAAGAAATGTCCTCGAAAGCAGCACTCACACTGTCGTTTTAGGTACAAGAAATGTATGGTAcgagatttatttatttgtgagTGCTGCATTATGTTTCGTTAGTGCCTTCTGGCGTGGTTCTAATTCGATTCCTACCAAAACTACAAAACCAAGTGCTTCGTGACAAGAGTGTCTATGGGATGGGAAGCATTTACACAAAATACCAATGTGGGCGGGGCCTGGCTTGACATTATTCAAATGGGCCAGGGAATGTATAAAGCCGTAAGACATTTAGTTTGTGGGCCCAATTACTGCTATTATTTTGGCAaccgataaaaaaaaaatttaaacgaGAAACCACCTAATCCAACAGGCTCCTTCGAATAGCTGAAGAAGCATAAATCTTGAGCCTTCAGAATAATTCGTACCATGTTGATGACATGTCAGATTGGCCCAAAGCTCATGCAGGTAAGAATAAGGCTCTTAATCAACCCCTCCCCTGAAATGGGCGACGGCCCacgagacaaaaaaaaaatcaagaaaataccCGTAGCTGGTTTCAACTCCCGACATTAGCGAATTACATCCACCCTAAGCCTAGAGATATGACCTACTGAGCTATGACTATGTGGTTCCGGTTCCCAGCTGTTGCTCTCCTTATACAAAACCTACCTGTATATTTCAAGCATAATAATGCTGCCCTAGAGTTTTCACTGATCAACGTTCTCAAAgcaaaaaagagggaaaaagaaTAATGATCACCATGAAGACCATGGAACAAAGCTCTACAAAATTGATTTGTATACAAAATTGCCACACACCTGACATTTCAACGATCTACTATCTATATACTACGCAGTGCAATGCTCTTTGCATTGCCAAAGGCACAATAAGCCTTGTCAATTTCATTGTTGAACACAACCCTCCTTCAATCACCCCCTAAAGACCCTTCTAAATTTATGCACAATAAAATAAATCTCTAGTAATAATAGTTGCTTTCCTTGTAATTTACAGCATCCTTGCATAGCATGGAGCGTGCTTCCATTATTGACCTTGGAGGCTCGAGGTCTTTGTCTTGCAATGCATTCCCAAGCAACTGCTGCATCTGGGATGCAAATGTGTCGTCCAAAATCTGCaaatttgaaaaacaatcaTGACTTTAAAATACATTATTTTGACAGCAAAGTAGTTCAGCATGCTTCGCGAGAAAGATTAGCAACCAAACAAGTCTAGCATCCAGTCAACATGCGCGGAATCTGACTTACTGAAAGAGTTATCCGTGAGCCTTTATACCATAACTTGTTCTCTCTTCTATTCTCAAGAAATTTCAGCATTTCCTGAGAAGAACAAAGGTGAGAAGTGTAAAACAAGGATAGATAATAAAACCCATGATTCCAGGCAATGGGTCATATGTGTTCCAAGTTTGGTTTACCTGCCCCATCCGGTCCCAGAAGCCTCGGCAGATTGCTGTGAATAAATGTGGCTCAAAAACTGTATGAACCTGATTTATTGTCTGGATCAGCAGTTCCCTCAAGGGCTGCATTCTACTTCGCACATCAGATTCTAACACATTTTCCTTGAAgtcttcaataatttttttcaattttgttgcaccCTGGATCTTTGTCTGCACAATAGTTGAAGAAACACGAGGGAACCAACTAATCAATTGAAAAAGCGGGAAACACAGAGGGAGTTTGATGGGtagcaaaaaaattaaaacattaaGATAATCATGTCACATACTAATTTTTAATCCAACATACTAACTACCCAAGATCTCTCtctcaaaacatatatattaaaagagaaaatactCACATTATCTGCAAGCTTTTCCCCAACTGCCTGCACATAACTTCTGAATTTTGCTCTCAGCATCACCGTTATTTCACTAAGACATTCACCAGTGACTGTGTTCCCGCCATCTGGGATGCAAGAACTCCACGACTTTAACTGAGCTTCTATCTTTGGCCGGAGCACATCAAGCAACCTTTTCAAGGAATTTAAGAAAATTCCTAACTGAAACACACAAGCTCTTAAGTGCATGAGATAAACTAAACATACGTAAGTTATTGAAATCTACGTAGATTAGAAACATAATTTTACCTCATCTGGGACCAAATAAGTATTAACTGTTCGTTTTGCAAACTTCTGAACATATTTAAGGCCAGGAATCTTTGGCGCCAGATTCAACGGTGATAGCACATCAGCATAGTGCCTGTCAAGAGCTTCAACAATTGCCCTTTCAACATCTGCAACAGCCTTTCACAGAACAAGAATATAATTATCAAACAGCAACATAGGCACATAGCAAGAGAACACGAGATAGATTCTCGAAGACAGaaacgaaaaaagaaaaggaaaaataaacgaGATAGATTCACAAACACTTCTTTGATTATATGGAAGCCAGATCTTATCGGCACAAAAAGTCAATACAACCCAAGGTCCAGTCATGGAACTTATATGTTCAGCCTCATACCACATGATTATCTCCACCATAATaataagaggaagaaggaaaaggaagagtaTAAGATCCATTTCTGAACTTACATGTTCCAAGACAACAGCATATTCTGGCCATCGACAAATGATGATCTCATATTCATTCAGGGTCTCTGTTAGCTGATCAtacatatcatcaacaaaagGAGTTGTTGAATGCTGTTCCGTGACAGGCCACTTCACCTAAATAATCGATTTCCAGTAAACCGTCTTAGGTATTTGaagcaaaattttaaaaaataaaaagaagaagagaagaagagagatcaCAAACAAGATAGGACTTTCTTGATTTGGGTTCTGTTTTCTATCAATCATGCAAACATAGTATAAGCTATAGTCGGCACATGACTATGATGTGAATTTGAAGTATGCCATTCTTTTTACTTTACTGGAATGAAAAAGAGAGATCATGACTCAATTTATAGAATTTCAGACAGCTATTGTGCCAAGATATCTTTAAGCTAATCTACTAATCAGGAAAGCAGTACCCAATGTAGTAATAATTCCATTAAACCATGCAAAagattaaataattattttattaataaaagcaaatctttaaaaaaaagtaattatacACATTGAGCGAAGACCAAAGAAGTAAACTGCATATTCCAAACATTGAGTAAATAATATAATGATTCTACAATACCTTGTCAAGTTTGCATGACTCAAGCAAAGTAGCACGCTTGTCCTGAACCCAACGTGTTATGTACACGTGAAACAGCTCCTTTGCATCAACTCCAGCTTTAATGGGACTGAATTATATAAAATATGAGTAGAGATAGCACATAGTAACAGAGATTACAAATATCATTGATATGTGTTTAGATAAAGACAAACTAATTACTTGATATTCCAGCCAACAAGATCCCTTTGAAAGTCTGCTGTTGCAATCACAAGATCTACAACAGGAGGTGAGGGGCATGGAGGAGTGCATGAGACAAGGAATTTGCGCAATCTATTGCAAAGCTCCACGCTATATATAGATGCTGATAGATTTGGAAGGTCCAAAAAACTGTATGCAGGACAAAACAGTCAATCAGTACAGTTACCAAATGATTAATGAATACCAAAGATTAATTACAAAAGATGTCATGTAAGCATGGACTCAAACAACATTCTCCATGGAGCAAACCTTAGCCAACCATTCAACTACATGCATGGGTTTTCCACATCAAAAATATATATCTCCGCATACAGAACTACTCATTTTACCTTTCACCAAATAGACACCTGTGTAACTCTGCCTATATTTGGCTCTCAGAACCCTTCCAGAACTTTAAAGATCTAAATCAACCTTGGGCTAATTTGAAGCCCCgtaagcaaaaacaaaagaaaagaggaaactGGGTGGAGGATTGGAGGTTTGAGGTCGAGAAGGAGGGTGAAAGGTACCTTCCTAATCTTCCAGAAATTATTAGTGCAAATAGACCAACCCTAGGTGCCTGTAAGAGCCACAACTGTAGCTGACTATGTTGATTTAGAGCAAGCTAGGAAATGAACCAATAACTGAGAAACGTCAGTATGTGAATGCCCCTAAGATGACTACATAACAGAGATTCAAATACTACAGCATAGATGACCTTACTTTAGTAAAAGCAAAATTGTTTACCTAGGAAACAAATGATTATTCTGGATCTGTATGTCAGTGAAGATTTCATTTCGCATACTCAAAACAACAGATTTCATCTTCTGGTAAGAAATAGAAAAAGTGACAGGATCCAATGTACTCTCGTTAACCCTTTGAATAAATTCATCTGTCTCTGTCAAGTGCCTTCTTGACCTCTTTTTTGCAGCAGCCTGTATGGTAAGTGTAACATCATATAGCACGTCATAAAGATAATCGAGCAGCAAAGACTAAATGAACTTATTAGCATGAACATAAACTCTTAACCTGAAAGTATCTGCAAAACTTCAGCTGTGCCTCAGGGCTTAATATGTCATGCAGTAGAGAGTATAATTTGACAGCAGATGCCAAAACAGGAGCTGCCAATCCAGTGGCAGGTCTGAAAGTATCCATCATACCGGATAGTGATGATTCATCTAATGACTTGTAGTTTTCAAAAACCAGAACCAGAATCTGCTGAATTTGATCGTCTACCTCCCCCAAGATGCGATTCTGTTGATGtaacataaataaatagatCAATTAGATTCAATGAAATATGTGTAGATAATTTGGAATATAGCGGACAATATTTTCCAGCATGTGGGTTATGAccagtaaaataaaataatgaaataaaagaTCAACGGAAAATGGGGAAGTAAGTTCCACTTGGACCTTATAACATAGATGTAAACAAGACGCAACtgaaaaatatttatagaaAGAGAACAATGAGATCCTAATAATGGAAAGTATCTTATCTATAAGTTTCAATAGCTTACCAAAATTAAGGTCCATTTTGGCATtgcttgtgtttattgaaaacTGCTTAAA
The window above is part of the Tripterygium wilfordii isolate XIE 37 chromosome 3, ASM1340144v1, whole genome shotgun sequence genome. Proteins encoded here:
- the LOC119995078 gene encoding mitochondrial uncoupling protein 5, with product MGVKGFVEGGIASIIAGCSTHPLDLIKVRMQLQGENAAPKPAVQTLRPALAFPNGGAQATTTTHVAPPPARLGPVAVGARIIQQDGVAALFSGVSATVLRQTLYSTTRMGLYDILKQKWTDPETRVMPLSKKIVAGLVAGGIGAAVGNPADVAMVRMQADGRLPPALRRNYKSVFDAITRMAKQEGITSLWRGSSLTVNRAMLVTASQLASYDQFKETILAKGIMKDGLGTHVTASFAAGFVAAVASNPVDVIKTRVMNMKVEAGQAPPYAGALDCAMKTVKAEGPMALYKGFIPTISRQGPFTIVLFVTLEQVRKLLKDF